CGGAGAACGACCCCGATGCCGACGACCTGCTCATCGCGCCGCTGGCCTGCTCTCTGGTGGGACATGAGGGCGCGGTGCGGCTCACGCCCGGTTCGCTCGCCGAGTCGGTACTCGGGGCGGAGAGGACTCAGGAGCGCTACCACTGCTCGTACGGCCCCGATTCCCGGCATCTCGACACGCTGCGGGCGCACGGGCTGCGCTTCACGGGCGAGGACGAGGAAGGGCAGGTCCGGATCGCGGAGCTGCCCGGGCATCCGTTCTTCCTGGCGACGCTGTTCCAGCCGGAGCTGTACGGGGACGGGACGCGCCCGCACCCGATTGTGCGGGCACTGGCGGCGGCCGCCGTGGCGCACGCCGCCGCGGCGGCCGGGCGAGGCCCTGTCAGGCCTGATCACCCGGACACGGCCTGAGCGGACTGTGTGATCACGAAGTCGGCGCGGCCGCGGCCGCGGGCGACCAGCCGGGCGTTGGGCTCGTCGGAGTCG
This window of the Streptomyces sp. SLBN-118 genome carries:
- a CDS encoding glutamine amidotransferase-related protein, whose protein sequence is MMKTGTTKTDTQTVARIALVGDRSPHVKSHTRVPGLLDALAERDGLVLDAYWIPTGDAQAPGAVDGFDAVWVLPGSPYRSEAGALAAIRSARERGIPFLGTCGGFQHALLEYARDVCGLVDIAHAENDPDADDLLIAPLACSLVGHEGAVRLTPGSLAESVLGAERTQERYHCSYGPDSRHLDTLRAHGLRFTGEDEEGQVRIAELPGHPFFLATLFQPELYGDGTRPHPIVRALAAAAVAHAAAAAGRGPVRPDHPDTA